In the Shewanella sp. OMA3-2 genome, one interval contains:
- a CDS encoding DUF3334 family protein, which produces MNASQTVNNDDILLKLCHSVSHVLSNTTASSVTHAGMVQSISRTRLKPDLGCFSIFDGGFSGLVVINFSADAAIEIYRRYMISMGMPENELAFSHTSDDVANVMGELMNQMLGDFISKVSKELQTSISQSQPKMLTLNKELTISVDTNLDNAVARRVSFKTQNNHIFYLEFAMDKTEFIRSHDFEMDEEFDPDALIETHRKQHDETASKSANSHAVKDLVTDEADSLLDELGI; this is translated from the coding sequence ATGAACGCTTCTCAAACCGTTAATAATGACGATATTCTGTTAAAACTATGCCATTCAGTTTCTCATGTATTATCCAATACCACAGCAAGCAGTGTTACCCATGCCGGAATGGTGCAATCTATTTCTCGTACCCGTTTAAAGCCTGACTTAGGCTGCTTTTCTATTTTTGACGGTGGCTTTTCTGGTTTAGTGGTTATCAATTTTTCAGCTGATGCAGCGATTGAGATTTATCGTCGTTATATGATCAGCATGGGGATGCCTGAAAATGAATTGGCTTTTTCTCATACCTCGGATGACGTTGCCAATGTGATGGGGGAGTTGATGAACCAAATGCTGGGGGATTTTATTAGCAAAGTGTCGAAAGAGTTACAAACCTCTATTAGCCAAAGCCAGCCTAAAATGCTGACGCTTAATAAAGAACTTACTATTTCTGTTGATACTAATTTAGATAATGCTGTCGCCCGTCGTGTATCGTTTAAAACACAGAACAACCATATATTTTATCTTGAATTTGCAATGGATAAAACAGAGTTTATTCGTTCACATGATTTTGAAATGGATGAAGAGTTTGATCCTGATGCATTAATTGAAACCCATAGAAAACAACACGATGAAACTGCCAGTAAATCAGCCAATTCACATGCAGTTAAAGACTTAGTGACAGATGAAGCTGATAGTTTACTTGATGAGTTAGGGATATAA